The genomic DNA GCCTGCGGGACGGGCGCCTGTGCCTCCCTGGTGGCCTCGCACCTGGCCGGCATCACCGCTCGCCGCGGGAAGGTCCACTTCCCGGGCGGCGCCGTGGAGGTCGAGTGGCTGCCGGACGGACCGGTGATCATGACCGGGCCGGCGGTCCGGGTGTACGAGGGCCAGGTCGAGGTGGACGGGCTCCTGGCGGCGTGGAGCGCCGCGCGGGAGGCCTCATCGTGAGGATCGCCCGGCGGGTGGAGAACCTCCCGCCGTACCTGTTCGCGGAGCTCGACCGGAAGGTGGCCGAGAAGCGGGCCGCCGGCGCGGACATCATCTCGCTGGGCGTGGGCGACCCCGACTCTCCGACCCCGGCCCACGTGGTGGAGGCGGCGCGGGAGGCGGCCCTCGACCCGTCCACGCACCGCTACCCGTCCTACTACGGGATGCCGGAGCTCCGGGCGGCCATCGCCGTATGGTTCCGGGGCCGGTTCGGCGTGGAGCTCGATCCGGGCACCGAGGTGCTCCCGCTCATCGGGTCGAAGGAAGGGCTGGCGCACCTGCCGATCGCGTTCGTCGATCCCGGGGACGAGGCCCTGGTGCCCGACCCCGGCTACCCGGTGTACGAGACCGCCACCATGCTCGCCGGTGGGACACCGGTGTCCCTTCCGCTTCTCGCGGAGCGGGGATTCCGGCCGGACTTCTCGCGGGCCCGGGTTTCGGAGAGGACCAAGCTGCTGTGGCTGAACTTCCCGTCCAATCCCACCGCCGCGGTGGCCGACCTGTCGACGTTCGAGGAGGCCGTGGCGTTCGCCCGGGACCACGACCTGTTGCTGGCCCACGACGCCGCCTACTCGGAGATCACCTTCGACGGGTTCGTGGCGCCCTCGGTCCTCCAGGTCCCGGGAGCCCGCGACGTCACCCTGGAGTTCCACTCGCTGTCCAAGGGCTTCAACATGACCGGGTGGCGGGTGGGTTTCTGCGTCGGGGGCGCCGAACCCATCCGTGCCCTGGCCACGCTGAAGACGAACCTCGACTCGGGGATCTGGAACGCGGTGCAGCGGGCGGCCATCGCCGCGCTGAGCGGGCCGATGGACCACCTGGACTCGCTGCGGTCGCTGTACCAGAAGCGGCGCGACGCGGTGGTGGGGACCCTGAACAGGCTGGGATGGGACCTCGAGCCGCCCCTCGGGTCGATCTACGTGTGGGCTCCCACGCCGCAGGGCCAGACGTCCGCGGAGTTCGCCGACCACCTGCTGGACCGGGCGGGCGTGGTGGTGGCGCCGGGGCGGGGGTACGGGGCCGGGGGGGAAGGGTACGTGCGGTTCTCGCTCACCGTTCCCGACGACCAGCTGGCCGTGGCCATGGACCGGATCGCGGAGGCCGTGGCCCGGTGACGGCCGGATCCAACGGCTCCGCGGCGCCGGCCGCGCCGTCGCGCCGCATTCTTTCGATTTGGGCTGTTTCAGCCCCCCACCTGTGGGTACCAAACGTCTCGAAAGAGACGCCGGACTCAACTCCGGGGAGAGGGGCGCTTCCCGGGATCCTCTCCCGGCGTCTCTTCCTTTCTGGGGTCATTTCACCGAGTCTCCCGGCCGGCCAGGCGGACCATGCCTGAGCGCAGGGTCTCCGAATCGCCGCTCTCCGCGACCTGGCGGCCTCGCGTCCGCGAGCGCGCGGTGCTGGTGGGCGCGGGCCCGGGTGTCAGCGAGGAGTCCCTGGACGAGCTGGCGGCGCTGGCCGAGACGGCCGGCGCAGAGCCGGTGGCCAGGATCGTCCAGAGCCGCAGCGAGCCCGACCCCGCCACGTTCGTGGGGAAGGGCAAGATCCAGGAGATCCACGACGCGGTGCACCGGGGCGGCGCGGAGGCCGTGATCCTGGACGACGAGCTCTCGCCCGGGCAGCTCCGGAACCTGGAGGAGCGTCTGGGGACCAAGGTGATCGACCGGACCTCGCTGATCCTCGACATCTTCGCGCTGCACGCGCGTTCCCGGGAGGGCAAGGCGCAGGTGGAGCTGGCGCAGCTCAACTACCTGCTGCCCAGGCTGCGTGGGTGGGGCGAGGCCATGTCCCGGCTGGGCGGCGGGATCGGGACGCGCGGCCCCGGCGAGACCAAGCTGGAGGTGGACCGCCAGCACATCCGCCGGCGGATCGCCAGGCTGCGGCGCGAGGCCAAGGACCTCGAACGGACCAGGCGGCTCAAGCGCTCCCGGCGGGAGGGCTCGGGAATTCCGCAGGTCGCCATCGCCGGCTACACCAACGCCGGCAAGTCCACCCTCATGAACGCCCTGACCGAGGCGGACGTGCTGGTGGCCGACCAGCTGTTCGCCACGCTCGATCCCACCACGCGCCGCCTGACGCTGCCTGGAGGGCGCAGGGCGACCATCTCGGACACCGTGGGCTTCGTCGGCAAGCTCCCGCACGACCTGGTCGACGCGTTCCGTTCCACCCTGGAGGAGGTCACGGTTGCGTCGCTCATCCTGCAC from Actinomycetota bacterium includes the following:
- a CDS encoding LL-diaminopimelate aminotransferase; translation: MRIARRVENLPPYLFAELDRKVAEKRAAGADIISLGVGDPDSPTPAHVVEAAREAALDPSTHRYPSYYGMPELRAAIAVWFRGRFGVELDPGTEVLPLIGSKEGLAHLPIAFVDPGDEALVPDPGYPVYETATMLAGGTPVSLPLLAERGFRPDFSRARVSERTKLLWLNFPSNPTAAVADLSTFEEAVAFARDHDLLLAHDAAYSEITFDGFVAPSVLQVPGARDVTLEFHSLSKGFNMTGWRVGFCVGGAEPIRALATLKTNLDSGIWNAVQRAAIAALSGPMDHLDSLRSLYQKRRDAVVGTLNRLGWDLEPPLGSIYVWAPTPQGQTSAEFADHLLDRAGVVVAPGRGYGAGGEGYVRFSLTVPDDQLAVAMDRIAEAVAR